A stretch of the Rhinoderma darwinii isolate aRhiDar2 chromosome 3, aRhiDar2.hap1, whole genome shotgun sequence genome encodes the following:
- the TMEM168 gene encoding transmembrane protein 168 — MCRSLRYCVSHCLHAAMTRLEEANREVNMHSSVRYLGYLARISLLVAICMGLYVRWEQTADTLILVIFIMGLFILGIASILYYYFSMEAASLSLSNLWFGFLLGLLCFIDNSTFKYDVKEEATKYLLVSSIGIRTMCALVERICGYVRHRPTLLTSAEFLELVGFSIASTIMLVQKSISIILLVTAFAFIIIDLRMKSFLALPILGTFAVLTPLLFFPSLEIPVNPYALSCVFCCIISDPLLDVYFSGLSVTERWKPYLYRGRICRRFSVIFVGLIEIVFFVLAAFKLSDLNLWYFVIPGFSIFGIFWLICHIIFLITLWGFHTKLNDCHKLYYTHRSDNSLDRVMASKGMRHFCLISERLVIFSLLATAIFGAVSWQPSNGIFMSMFLIVLPLESMAHGLFHELGSCLGGTCVGYAVVIPTNFCSPNGQPMLLPPEHVQELNLRSTGMLNAIQRFFASHMIETYGCDYSTSGLTFDNLHTKLKSFLELRTADGPRHDTYIIYYSGHSHSTGEWALAGGETLRFESLLEWWREKNSAYCSRLIIVLDTECSQPWVKEVRKVSDQYIAVQGAEMARVVDIEEADPPQLGDFTNEWVEYNCNPDHSISWSEKGRTVKALYGVSKHWSDYTLHLPTGNDVTKHWMIYFPRVTYPLVHLANWCGALNIFWVCKACFKCLKRFKMNWFLPAVLDTGQGFKLVKS; from the exons ATGTGTAGGTCACTCCGTTACTGTGTTAGTCACTGTTTGCATGCAGCAATGACTCGACTGGAAGAGGCAAACAGAGAGGTCAACATGCATTCTTCAGTCAGGTATCTGGGCTACTTAGCCAGGATAAGCCTACTGGTGGCCATATGTATGGGCCTTTATGTTCGGTGGGAACAAACCGCAGATACATTAATATTAGTCATCTTTATAATGGGGCTGTTCATCCTTGGGATCGCAAGTATCCTCTACTACTATTTTTCCATGGAAGCTGCCAGTCTCAGCCTTTCTAATCTTTGGTTTGGATTTCTACTTGGTCTCCTTTGTTTTATTGATAACTCAACGTTCAAGTACGATGTCAAAGAAGAAGCTACAAAGTACCTGCTTGTTTCCTCCATAGGCATAAGAACAATGTGTGCTCTAGTAGAGAGGATCTGTGGATACGTTCGCCATCGTCCTACACTGCTGACATCGGCTGAATTTTTGGAATTAGTTGGTTTTTCAATAGCCAGTACCATCATGCTGGTCCAGAAGTCAATCAGCATCATCCTACTCGTCACTGCATTTGCTTTCATAATTATTGACTTGCGAATGAAATCTTTCCTGGCACTTCCAATTCTGGGGACTTTTGCAGTCCTCACCCCCTTGTTGTTTTTTCCATCATTGGAGATTCCAGTCAATCCATACGCATTGTCCTGTGTTTTCTGCTGCATTATTAGTGACCCACTTCTTGATGTCTATTTCAGTGGTCTTTCTGTCACCGAGCGGTGGAAGCCATATCTTTACCGGGGCAGAATTTGCCGAAGGTTTTCAGTCATTTTTGTTGGATTGAttgaaattgtattttttgtGCTTGCAGCCTTTAAACTAAGTGACTTAAATCTTTGGTATTTTGTCATTCCAGGTTTCTCCATCTTTGGTATTTTCTGGTTAATTTGCCATATTATATTTTTAATTACTCTTTGGGGTTTTCATACTAAGCTAAATGATTGCCATAAACTATATTACACACACAGATCAGATAATAGCCTAGACAGAGTTATGGCATCCAAAGGAATGCGCCATTTTTGCCTAATTTCTGAACGTTTGGTGATCTTCAGCCTCCTAGCAACAGCTATTTTCGGTGCGGTTTCTTGGCAG CCTTCCAATGGGATCTTTATGAGCATGTTTCTTATTGTACTACCCCTTGAGTCGATGGCGCATGGCTTATTCCATGAACTTGGGAGCTGCTTGGGAGGAACTTGTGTTGGTTATGCAGTTGTTATACCCACAAATTTTTGCAG CCCAAATGGACAGCCCATGTTACTTCCACCTGAGCATGTACAGGAGCTAAACCTGAGATCAACCGGAATGCTAAATGCTATTCAGAGGTTCTTTGCTTCCCACATGATCGAGACATATGGATGTGACTATTCTACAAGTGGGCTTACATTTGACAACTTACACACAAAATTAAAGTCTTTTCTGGAGTTGAGAACAGCAGATGGGCCCAGACATGATACCTACATAATATACTATAGTGGACACTCCCATAGCACTGGAGAGTGGGCTTTAGCAG GCGGTGAGACTTTACGCTTTGAGAGTCTCCTGGAGTGGTGGAGGGAGAAGAACAGCGCCTACTGCTCCCGCCTTATCATTGTGTTGGACACAGAATGCTCACAGCCCTGGGTTAAAGAGGTTCGAAAAGTGAGTGATCAATATATTGCAGTTCAAGGAGCAGAAATGGCAAGAGTAGTAGACATTGAAGAGGCCGATCCCCCACAACTGGGTGATTTTACTAATGAATGGGTGGAATACAACTGCAACCCTGACCATAGTATAAGCTGGTCTGAGAAAGGACGTACTGTTAAAGCGTTATACGGAGTGTCAAAGCACTGGAGTGACTACACCCTGCATTTACCCACCGGGAATGATGTAACGAAGCACTGGATGATTTATTTTCCTCGAGTTACTTAccctcttgtccatcttgcaaactGGTGTGGAGCACTTAATATTTTCTGGGTGTGTAAAGCTTGTTTTAAGTGTTTGAAAAGATTCAAAATGAATTGGTTTCTTCCAGCAGTGCTCGACACAGGGCAAGGCTTTAAACTGGTCAAATCTTAA